One Fibrobacter sp. UBA4297 DNA window includes the following coding sequences:
- a CDS encoding DUF3990 domain-containing protein — MILYHGSDKQITVPTFGARNLRNDYGLGFYCTESIDLAKEWACQKNTDGFANQYELDSQDLNILDLSQDNFSLLHWLTILMQNRIFAPKSPIGHQNLQFFTEHFKLDYQSYDVIYGYRANDSYFSFASDFLENITPIQSLASSMKLGSLGLQIVLKSPKAFSRLKFIKAEKAEKEKYYTQYKERDTTARKAYRESLRNLKPSESIYLINLVRNPELLNGISL; from the coding sequence ATGATTCTGTACCATGGTTCCGACAAGCAAATTACAGTCCCCACTTTCGGTGCGAGAAACCTGCGTAACGATTACGGGCTAGGATTTTATTGCACAGAATCAATTGACTTGGCAAAAGAATGGGCTTGTCAAAAAAATACAGACGGATTTGCCAACCAATATGAGCTCGACAGTCAAGACCTTAATATTTTAGATTTATCACAAGATAATTTCAGTTTATTGCATTGGCTTACCATTCTGATGCAAAACAGGATTTTTGCACCCAAATCACCTATTGGGCATCAAAATCTGCAATTTTTTACAGAACATTTCAAATTAGATTACCAATCATACGATGTCATTTACGGCTACAGAGCCAATGATTCTTATTTCTCTTTTGCCAGCGATTTTCTAGAGAACATTACCCCAATACAAAGCCTCGCTAGTTCAATGAAATTAGGGAGTCTCGGATTACAAATTGTCTTAAAATCGCCCAAAGCTTTTTCACGACTGAAATTCATCAAAGCAGAAAAAGCAGAGAAAGAAAAATACTACACGCAATATAAAGAGCGCGATACAACAGCACGTAAAGCTTATCGCGAAAGCTTGCGCAATCTAAAACCAAGCGAATCTATTTATTTGATCAACCTAGTACGAAACCCGGAGCTTTTGAATGGCATATCCCTATGA
- a CDS encoding flavin reductase family protein, protein MRKNLGVKTYLYPQPTLVIATYNEDGSTNAMVAAWGSISDNNQVAIYVAKTHKTIPNILARKAFTVSMATADHIKAIDYLGITSGNRVADKFAKAGFTSVKSENVDAPLVAELPLALECKLVSYDEESELLLGEIVNVTADESVLDQDGKLSVEKLAPVCYDSAGHGYYVMERRVGNAFSDGKSI, encoded by the coding sequence ATGCGCAAAAATCTCGGAGTAAAAACTTATCTGTACCCACAACCGACTTTGGTCATCGCCACTTATAATGAAGATGGCTCGACGAACGCCATGGTGGCGGCCTGGGGGTCTATCAGCGACAACAACCAGGTTGCAATTTACGTGGCCAAGACTCACAAGACCATCCCGAACATTCTTGCTCGCAAGGCTTTTACCGTGAGCATGGCGACGGCAGACCACATCAAGGCTATCGACTATTTAGGCATTACCAGTGGTAATCGCGTGGCTGATAAATTTGCAAAGGCTGGCTTTACGTCTGTCAAGAGTGAAAATGTCGATGCCCCGCTCGTTGCTGAATTGCCGCTTGCGCTTGAATGCAAGCTCGTGAGCTACGACGAAGAATCGGAACTCCTGCTCGGCGAAATCGTGAACGTCACTGCCGATGAATCCGTGCTCGATCAAGACGGAAAGCTCTCCGTCGAGAAGCTTGCTCCGGTTTGCTACGATTCCGCGGGTCACGGCTACTACGTGATGGAACGCCGCGTTGGGAACGCCTTCAGCGACGGTAAAAGTATTTAG
- a CDS encoding ankyrin repeat domain-containing protein, translating into MNFENTAKAILKIRNSNNLTQDEFARKLNISRPTISNWELAKCIPTTEQIMKLNEVFHVSANEILQIKKDTIFVLDTCAILNRPRIINQLLGNESISQIIIPDTVISELNYQKDHGQKQLAWLAMVTIEKFRKEYPHKLSIVHEENASGINDQKIIFAATQVAKRNIHSTVYMLTNDVFFSLVENKLHNLEVLNLQDFEEMFPLNANSFNREASFRFFAEVKAGNIKAAKTALSKGANPNFIHPESGFTPLIQAVRNRDKSMVEFIANHPKTNCNLCDEAKYRLPAISHAVQLGEMTLVKTLVEAGADIDCQSQGKNRGNTALMIAAWHGKQDFVQYFCQNGACTNQQDSNGFTALIKAYIKKQVSCARFLYPLTDPKIRSFEGLTALDYAIKSNNTELLNIFKDA; encoded by the coding sequence ATGAACTTCGAAAACACAGCCAAAGCAATCCTGAAAATCAGGAACAGCAACAACCTCACCCAAGACGAATTTGCACGCAAACTAAACATTTCACGCCCGACCATTTCTAACTGGGAACTCGCCAAATGCATTCCGACAACCGAGCAGATTATGAAACTCAATGAAGTATTCCATGTCAGTGCAAATGAAATTCTTCAGATTAAAAAGGACACCATTTTCGTCCTTGACACCTGCGCCATACTCAACCGTCCAAGAATCATCAATCAGCTTCTCGGAAACGAAAGCATTAGCCAGATTATCATCCCCGACACCGTTATTTCCGAGCTCAATTATCAAAAGGATCATGGGCAAAAACAGCTAGCATGGCTCGCCATGGTTACAATCGAGAAGTTCCGCAAAGAATACCCGCACAAGCTCTCCATAGTTCATGAAGAAAATGCTAGCGGCATCAACGATCAGAAAATCATTTTTGCAGCAACGCAAGTCGCCAAGCGCAACATCCACAGCACCGTGTATATGCTTACGAACGATGTTTTCTTTTCTCTTGTCGAGAACAAGTTGCACAATCTTGAGGTTTTGAATTTACAAGACTTTGAAGAAATGTTTCCTCTCAACGCCAACAGTTTTAACAGAGAGGCTTCATTCCGCTTTTTCGCAGAAGTCAAAGCAGGAAACATCAAGGCCGCCAAAACAGCATTGAGCAAAGGAGCAAACCCCAACTTCATCCATCCTGAATCAGGCTTTACCCCACTCATTCAAGCAGTCCGTAACAGAGATAAATCCATGGTTGAATTTATTGCAAACCACCCAAAAACAAACTGCAATCTTTGCGACGAAGCCAAATACCGACTCCCCGCCATCAGCCACGCTGTTCAACTTGGAGAAATGACACTTGTTAAAACACTCGTAGAAGCAGGTGCTGATATTGACTGTCAGTCTCAAGGAAAAAATCGTGGCAACACGGCGCTAATGATTGCAGCGTGGCACGGGAAGCAAGACTTTGTCCAATATTTCTGTCAGAATGGAGCTTGCACAAATCAGCAGGATTCCAACGGATTCACAGCTCTTATCAAGGCCTACATCAAAAAACAAGTGTCCTGCGCCAGATTTCTTTATCCATTAACAGATCCCAAAATCAGAAGTTTTGAAGGACTTACCGCATTAGACTACGCCATCAAAAGTAACAACACAGAACTCTTAAACATTTTCAAGGATGCTTAA
- a CDS encoding radical SAM protein, whose amino-acid sequence MIDRVCISLSSKCQLRCTYCHFDTHIDKKSVLEIGETNAKKIISNLLDYAKAHHGHIKIGLVGSGEPLLRFNLIKAIIEMVKVVDKERLLSFYTISNGMHFNEDIRQFFYENRNTIKLCFSIDGYESIHDLCRVNAAGKGSFATIMQSVELYKKMFGEAPSVNATVHRETLRHAESVLNFFEENFKNVTFSRLVDVESPHLFISKKDFQEFLQLAQAHKLEMRQFKAKKYDCTMYGQLCGVGRTNIYFDNGKVYPCGRFVGNSKYELGNATDPIDEIERYMVSHITPCADGQCYYDNL is encoded by the coding sequence ATGATTGACCGCGTCTGTATTTCACTCTCTAGCAAATGCCAACTTCGTTGCACCTACTGCCATTTCGACACGCATATTGATAAAAAAAGCGTTCTTGAAATCGGCGAAACCAACGCCAAGAAAATCATCAGCAACCTTTTGGACTACGCCAAAGCCCATCATGGCCATATAAAGATTGGACTCGTTGGCTCCGGTGAACCCCTGTTGCGTTTCAACCTCATCAAAGCCATTATCGAAATGGTAAAAGTCGTAGACAAGGAGCGCCTTTTAAGCTTTTACACCATTTCAAACGGGATGCATTTCAATGAGGATATCCGCCAATTCTTTTACGAGAACCGCAACACCATCAAGCTCTGCTTTTCAATTGACGGATACGAATCCATCCATGACTTGTGCCGCGTAAATGCAGCCGGGAAAGGCTCTTTTGCAACCATCATGCAATCTGTAGAACTCTATAAAAAGATGTTTGGAGAAGCCCCCTCTGTAAACGCCACAGTCCACCGCGAAACGTTACGCCATGCCGAGAGCGTATTAAACTTTTTCGAAGAAAACTTCAAGAACGTCACGTTTTCAAGACTTGTTGATGTTGAATCTCCGCATTTGTTCATCAGCAAAAAAGACTTCCAGGAATTTCTGCAACTTGCCCAGGCCCACAAGCTTGAAATGAGGCAGTTCAAAGCCAAGAAATACGACTGCACCATGTACGGCCAACTTTGCGGTGTCGGGCGCACCAACATCTATTTCGACAACGGAAAAGTTTACCCCTGCGGACGATTCGTTGGGAACTCCAAATACGAACTCGGCAACGCAACAGACCCTATTGACGAAATTGAACGTTATATGGTCTCCCACATTACCCCATGCGCTGATGGTCAGTGCTATTACGACAACCTCTAA
- a CDS encoding AAA family ATPase — MKYAIYGISCCGKDTFINKLLESGKFEGYEHPKGSESLNTIALNSFGKNFKELSASEKEDIRAEYAQKLTQKENIFADGHYCFPKDGKYEIVFTKKDAECYDSFFYLKAKPEDVKNRIKNSAKNQKFANLSASDIEAWQKNEISELRDICFKINKDFIVLDSDFESTIVFIEAYTTNYKTRNSYQQAIRLAEICKSKASGKKIALFDCDRTIVKEDTGTDYFKANGASLEPVKEIFADDIYSQYQFWKYNQLHKNFTVQPSTNQFHFNTLVIEKISELRNNGYFIIGVTSGISTIWQQIFREHDIVDLMVSSDETTGTTISDFVKGFLAQNISHDHEVFACGDSLTDIYMLEAASMQGVIYAPGKTRSSVQEYLNTHPETKIKQFKQSPNQYNNIEGV, encoded by the coding sequence ATGAAGTACGCGATCTATGGAATCTCCTGCTGCGGCAAAGACACGTTCATAAACAAGCTCCTCGAATCCGGTAAATTCGAAGGCTACGAACACCCCAAAGGCTCGGAATCCCTAAACACCATTGCTTTAAACTCCTTTGGAAAAAATTTCAAGGAACTTTCTGCAAGCGAAAAAGAAGATATCCGCGCCGAATACGCCCAGAAGCTTACGCAAAAGGAAAACATCTTTGCAGATGGTCATTACTGTTTCCCTAAAGACGGCAAGTACGAAATCGTATTCACAAAAAAAGATGCGGAATGCTATGACTCATTTTTCTATCTGAAAGCAAAACCGGAAGATGTCAAAAACCGCATCAAGAACTCTGCAAAGAACCAAAAATTTGCAAACCTTTCTGCAAGCGACATTGAAGCATGGCAAAAGAATGAAATCAGTGAACTTCGCGATATCTGCTTCAAAATCAACAAGGACTTCATCGTTCTTGACAGCGATTTTGAAAGCACCATCGTCTTCATTGAAGCCTACACGACAAACTACAAGACGCGCAACAGCTATCAGCAGGCAATCCGTCTTGCCGAGATTTGCAAAAGCAAAGCCTCCGGGAAAAAGATTGCGTTGTTCGACTGCGACAGGACCATCGTCAAAGAAGACACTGGAACGGACTATTTCAAAGCAAACGGAGCCTCCTTGGAACCCGTCAAGGAAATCTTTGCTGATGACATTTATTCACAATATCAGTTCTGGAAATATAACCAACTGCACAAGAATTTTACGGTGCAACCCTCCACCAATCAATTCCATTTCAACACCCTTGTGATTGAAAAAATCAGCGAACTCCGCAATAACGGATACTTCATTATCGGAGTCACTTCTGGCATCAGCACGATTTGGCAGCAAATTTTCAGAGAACACGACATCGTTGATCTGATGGTGAGTAGCGATGAGACCACGGGAACAACGATTTCTGATTTTGTCAAGGGATTCCTTGCGCAAAACATTTCTCACGACCACGAAGTTTTTGCCTGTGGAGACAGCTTGACCGACATCTATATGTTGGAAGCGGCCTCTATGCAGGGCGTCATCTACGCACCGGGAAAAACGCGTTCTTCCGTGCAGGAATATCTGAACACCCATCCCGAAACAAAAATCAAGCAATTCAAACAAAGCCCCAATCAGTACAACAACATCGAAGGTGTCTAA
- a CDS encoding phosphoribosyltransferase, producing MINALTEAKNNESINELIAICKSDSNVIGASLRHAHYRLGFELTSAFKQDFHNSVAVCFMRGGLPFSMGIADALDCPIVFFDDKASPNFFQDNQELLKGKQVLLIDSVINSGKSMIKAIENLNGISSDIKIMTNVLCYKAVEMFSTLDTYTVRISGNSFKGSNVKVQSGNKGPDTGDRLFKTQLF from the coding sequence ATGATTAACGCATTGACCGAAGCCAAGAACAACGAAAGCATCAACGAATTGATTGCAATCTGCAAAAGCGACTCTAACGTCATTGGAGCAAGCCTGCGCCACGCCCACTACCGCCTGGGTTTTGAACTCACCTCCGCCTTCAAGCAAGATTTTCACAACTCCGTCGCTGTATGCTTTATGCGAGGAGGACTCCCCTTCTCTATGGGTATCGCCGACGCATTGGATTGTCCAATCGTCTTCTTTGACGACAAAGCCTCTCCCAACTTTTTCCAGGACAACCAAGAACTGCTGAAAGGAAAACAAGTCCTCTTGATTGATTCCGTCATCAATTCAGGCAAATCTATGATCAAAGCTATCGAAAACCTGAACGGCATTTCTAGCGACATCAAAATCATGACCAACGTCCTCTGCTATAAGGCTGTAGAAATGTTCAGCACGCTGGACACCTATACGGTACGTATTTCAGGGAATTCCTTCAAAGGCTCAAACGTCAAAGTACAGAGCGGCAACAAAGGCCCCGATACAGGCGATCGACTATTCAAGACGCAGTTGTTCTAG
- a CDS encoding ATP-binding protein, with the protein MKRKIIEKLVEWKNSPSRKPLILQGARQTGKTYTVTEFGAKYYSDVVYCNFERDPDLSSIFSNLAPSHILPRLSAIKQKKVFPRETLVIFDEVQACPEALTSLKYFCEEAPDIHVIALGSLLGVAVNRNQYSFPVGKVEIMDMYPLDFEEFLTAREDGFLLEQIKECYAENKPLEDVLHKKALNTYREYLFVGGMPAAVSNFVQNSNPLQTDIIKNDILAAYQNDMSKYNKQSEIAKTRLVYVSIGKQLAKENKKFQYRGLKPGARASEFEKALEWITIAGIASKVSRLEHMALPFKANASNSDFKLYMSDTGLCCASQNATYDDVVYENPLFNDFKGGLVENYVYTQLKANHLETYYWNESNQNEINFIIRLENKIIPIEVKSSTHNKSQSLKSFVSKYESPYSIRIFAKNFGIENGIKSVPLYAVFMVR; encoded by the coding sequence ATGAAGCGCAAAATCATTGAAAAACTGGTCGAATGGAAGAATTCTCCGTCACGTAAGCCCCTGATTCTTCAAGGGGCTCGTCAGACAGGGAAAACCTACACCGTCACTGAATTCGGAGCAAAATACTACTCCGATGTTGTTTACTGCAACTTCGAAAGAGACCCCGACCTTTCCTCCATTTTTTCGAACTTGGCACCAAGTCACATTCTGCCTAGATTATCCGCCATCAAGCAAAAAAAAGTGTTCCCTCGCGAAACGCTCGTCATTTTCGACGAAGTGCAGGCCTGTCCAGAAGCGCTCACATCGCTCAAATATTTTTGCGAAGAAGCTCCAGACATCCACGTCATAGCATTAGGCTCGCTTCTCGGAGTCGCTGTCAACCGAAACCAGTACTCCTTCCCCGTCGGTAAAGTCGAAATCATGGACATGTACCCACTTGATTTTGAAGAATTCTTAACCGCTCGCGAAGACGGTTTTCTCCTTGAGCAAATCAAAGAATGCTATGCAGAAAACAAGCCGCTAGAAGATGTCTTGCACAAAAAAGCGCTGAACACTTACAGAGAATATCTTTTTGTCGGCGGCATGCCAGCTGCAGTCAGCAACTTTGTACAAAACAGCAATCCACTCCAAACGGACATCATCAAAAACGACATTCTCGCCGCTTATCAAAATGACATGAGCAAATACAACAAGCAAAGCGAGATTGCCAAGACTCGACTTGTTTATGTAAGCATCGGAAAACAGCTCGCTAAAGAAAACAAGAAATTCCAATACAGAGGATTAAAACCCGGCGCACGAGCCAGCGAGTTTGAAAAAGCACTGGAATGGATTACCATCGCCGGAATTGCATCAAAAGTTTCTCGACTCGAACACATGGCATTGCCATTCAAGGCGAACGCATCCAACTCCGATTTTAAGCTGTACATGAGCGATACCGGACTGTGCTGCGCATCGCAAAACGCCACTTACGATGACGTTGTCTATGAAAATCCGTTATTCAACGACTTCAAAGGCGGCCTTGTTGAAAATTATGTTTATACGCAATTAAAAGCCAACCATCTTGAAACGTATTATTGGAACGAAAGCAATCAAAACGAAATCAATTTCATTATACGACTGGAGAATAAAATCATCCCCATTGAAGTCAAGTCTTCAACGCACAACAAATCGCAAAGTCTTAAAAGTTTCGTTTCAAAATACGAGTCGCCCTACAGCATCCGAATTTTTGCAAAGAATTTCGGCATCGAGAACGGAATCAAATCTGTTCCGCTGTACGCGGTGTTTATGGTGAGGTGA
- a CDS encoding PP2C family protein-serine/threonine phosphatase, with protein sequence MNTSRHTKIRSVTVLVVAALLLELTTAVQYISTRRAITAQIKEMAKQDLTSANRTFEVKELVEAAIAAVLPEVERLVDTQQQDSLHMALQRVVANHPEIVGVDFAYRVGSDGLRDGYFTFRDDATNEIKDTVIGFDYTERTWYREGLHGNGSWSEPYMSRYYVALMSTFSRPVHDPQGRVVAVIGADVPMRELSSMAVQLYDNQQRSLIPVIILQLVGLFVLGFIMYRSIISVRKLSKVSAEKDLINRELGIANAIQTAMLPPPLPESEFLNIVGSQVPAKQVGGDFYDYFVRDGKLFFNIGDVCGKGIPAALVMSMTQAVFRTIATKVDDPSHIVMGMNTMASRGNTTGMFATLFVGVLDLATGRLSYCNAGHEKPIIITGRNMRYLDVTANIPIGVMEEKKYNIQESVIAAGDMILLYTDGLTEAMNSSAELFGLKRVESAICGDGGMNADDKNRERPAFAGPQQLLDTMSHAVSEFVNGAEQSDDLTMLVIKYKG encoded by the coding sequence ATGAACACATCCCGCCATACAAAAATCCGGAGCGTAACGGTCCTCGTCGTTGCTGCATTGTTGCTCGAACTGACGACCGCTGTGCAGTACATTTCTACACGCCGTGCCATTACCGCACAAATTAAGGAAATGGCTAAGCAAGACCTTACTTCTGCGAACCGGACCTTTGAAGTCAAGGAATTAGTCGAGGCCGCCATTGCGGCTGTGCTGCCGGAAGTGGAGCGCCTTGTCGATACACAACAGCAAGATTCATTGCATATGGCGTTGCAACGAGTGGTTGCGAACCATCCTGAAATTGTCGGCGTCGATTTTGCCTATCGTGTGGGGAGTGATGGCCTTCGCGATGGGTATTTTACGTTTAGGGACGATGCGACCAACGAAATAAAAGACACCGTGATAGGATTTGACTATACGGAACGCACTTGGTACCGCGAGGGCTTGCATGGCAACGGTTCTTGGAGCGAACCGTACATGAGCCGCTATTACGTGGCGCTGATGTCTACATTCTCGCGGCCAGTCCACGATCCTCAAGGACGTGTCGTTGCCGTTATTGGTGCCGACGTCCCGATGCGCGAACTCTCTTCGATGGCTGTGCAGCTGTACGATAACCAGCAGCGCTCGCTCATCCCTGTCATCATTCTTCAGCTTGTCGGCCTCTTTGTGCTTGGCTTTATCATGTACCGCAGCATCATCAGCGTCCGTAAGTTAAGCAAAGTCAGTGCCGAAAAAGACCTGATTAACAGGGAACTTGGCATTGCTAATGCGATCCAGACGGCGATGCTTCCGCCACCGCTGCCCGAAAGCGAATTCCTGAATATCGTTGGTAGTCAGGTCCCGGCAAAACAGGTGGGCGGCGATTTTTATGATTATTTTGTGCGTGACGGCAAGCTGTTCTTCAATATCGGTGACGTCTGCGGCAAGGGAATCCCGGCGGCACTTGTGATGTCGATGACGCAAGCCGTGTTCCGCACGATTGCAACTAAAGTCGATGATCCATCTCACATTGTGATGGGAATGAACACGATGGCCAGTCGTGGAAATACGACGGGAATGTTTGCAACGCTTTTTGTTGGTGTGCTAGACCTTGCAACGGGGCGCCTGAGCTACTGCAATGCCGGCCATGAAAAGCCCATTATCATTACTGGACGTAATATGCGATATCTCGATGTTACCGCAAATATCCCTATCGGGGTCATGGAAGAAAAAAAATACAATATCCAGGAATCGGTCATCGCTGCGGGCGATATGATTTTGCTTTATACGGATGGCCTCACCGAAGCGATGAATTCAAGCGCAGAGCTGTTCGGCTTAAAGCGTGTCGAAAGCGCTATTTGTGGCGACGGTGGAATGAATGCTGATGACAAAAATCGCGAGCGGCCTGCGTTTGCAGGGCCGCAGCAATTGCTGGATACCATGTCGCATGCAGTGTCCGAGTTTGTGAATGGCGCAGAACAAAGCGACGACCTGACCATGCTTGTGATAAAGTACAAAGGGTAG